One genomic region from Paramicrobacterium agarici encodes:
- a CDS encoding ROK family transcriptional regulator, translating to MTRTDAGLGKKSSNRVRNERRGTNLPRVADYNQMLVLDLIRRSAGISRVELVQRTGLSAQTLSNIARRLVDAGLIRQSGRVHSGAGAPRTIFEVEENGRYAIGLHIDPARLTCILMNLAGDVVATTVESTPTTPDPDDVLNAIESSISTLISETGADRSRIAGIGVATPGPVDLVQGAVIGAPNLPGWETVQLRSELSARMELPVIIEKDSTAAAQGEIWNSDEKPANLAFIYLGTGVAAGIVLDGEIMRGASANIGDIGHLSADPDGPLCYCGGRGCLSATAMPATLVASAIAQGALHSVDVSDAHAVEVALAELGRMAAAGHPTAIGILDRAAHGFGRVAGQLVNTLDLDAIVFGGPQWETFRPSFLRVVPAIVERLFMGRDLHHVDVRGTSIGDPVGAVGAASLAMWSTTFDTPGRLYLTS from the coding sequence ATGACGCGCACTGACGCGGGCCTCGGCAAGAAGAGCTCAAACAGGGTCCGAAATGAGCGGCGGGGCACAAACCTGCCACGTGTGGCCGACTATAACCAGATGCTCGTGCTCGACTTGATTCGTCGCTCAGCGGGGATCAGTCGAGTAGAGCTTGTACAGCGCACAGGGCTCAGCGCGCAGACGCTGTCGAACATCGCCCGCCGTCTCGTCGACGCGGGACTGATCCGGCAGTCCGGCCGCGTGCACTCTGGCGCCGGCGCGCCGCGAACGATTTTCGAAGTCGAAGAGAACGGCCGGTATGCGATCGGCCTCCACATCGATCCCGCACGGCTGACCTGCATCCTGATGAATCTGGCCGGCGATGTCGTCGCCACCACGGTGGAGTCCACCCCCACGACCCCGGACCCCGACGATGTCCTGAACGCCATTGAATCGTCCATCAGCACGTTGATCTCGGAAACGGGGGCAGACCGTTCCCGCATCGCCGGGATCGGGGTGGCGACTCCTGGACCGGTCGACCTCGTTCAGGGTGCGGTGATCGGCGCTCCAAACCTCCCCGGCTGGGAGACCGTTCAACTGCGCAGTGAGCTCAGCGCCCGTATGGAACTGCCCGTGATCATCGAAAAAGACTCCACTGCCGCGGCACAGGGAGAAATCTGGAACTCCGACGAGAAGCCCGCCAATCTGGCGTTCATCTATCTCGGCACGGGCGTCGCCGCAGGCATCGTCCTCGACGGAGAGATCATGCGAGGGGCCAGCGCCAACATCGGCGATATCGGGCACCTCAGCGCTGACCCCGACGGACCCCTCTGCTATTGCGGAGGGCGTGGATGCCTCTCCGCGACGGCGATGCCTGCCACACTCGTGGCGTCCGCAATCGCGCAGGGAGCGCTGCATTCCGTTGACGTCTCAGATGCCCATGCCGTGGAAGTCGCTCTAGCCGAACTCGGCCGAATGGCCGCGGCAGGCCACCCGACAGCCATCGGCATCCTCGACCGTGCAGCACACGGCTTCGGGCGCGTCGCCGGCCAGCTCGTGAACACGCTGGACCTTGATGCGATCGTCTTCGGCGGACCTCAGTGGGAAACCTTCCGCCCGAGCTTTCTGCGCGTCGTTCCGGCGATCGTTGAGCGCCTGTTCATGGGGCGAGATCTTCATCACGTCGACGTGCGCGGCACGTCGATCGGCGACCCCGTTGGCGCCGTCGGAGCGGCGTCACTTGCCATGTGGTCGACGACGTTCGACACGCCTGGACGCCTCTACCTCACGAGCTGA
- a CDS encoding ABC transporter substrate-binding protein — translation MKRRHLVALTTSAMVVAAGLTACSTGQEAKDGPATITILEYQQARADVLEELIPEFEKAMSAKGKDITVKLNADILPDSDVNTKLTQQLHAGTAPDVIDTGGSNITGWAAAGYLLELDDYLTDWDGWDTFYDVSRVRAKQSDGHYYSIPHEASLQHLFVRADVLDDLGIDTSQPETWDELIERLTAVKDQTGEAPIVIPAGTAWGDGSFTEGFLPIAAGTGSPFYNAEDGTWTIESKGLTATFELYNELVKEQLLPVEALLNPNPWEPTKYEAFPAGTMPVAAQGTWGWRYDWGPDGSAPIEDVQDKVITWNYPALVDGTEPYSVSGGGYNYAVNAESEYPDAAVEFIKWLASDEALAKQLAVVGAASPREGISDIEPYASEPALLDAESKLTTAVVPLVGEGSDQISQAVQHATAQILTGDANGKQAAKAFAKEVREFLDPSFIAE, via the coding sequence ATGAAGCGCCGACACCTTGTCGCATTGACGACATCGGCCATGGTCGTGGCCGCTGGTCTCACCGCTTGCTCCACGGGCCAAGAAGCCAAAGACGGCCCAGCGACGATCACGATCCTCGAATACCAGCAGGCACGCGCGGACGTGCTCGAAGAGCTCATCCCCGAATTCGAGAAGGCGATGTCGGCCAAAGGCAAAGACATCACCGTCAAGTTGAATGCCGACATCCTCCCCGATAGCGACGTCAACACGAAACTCACTCAGCAGCTGCATGCTGGCACCGCACCCGATGTCATCGATACGGGCGGCTCGAACATCACGGGTTGGGCCGCGGCCGGCTACCTTCTCGAACTCGACGACTATTTGACGGACTGGGACGGATGGGACACGTTCTACGACGTATCCCGCGTGCGGGCCAAGCAGTCCGACGGGCACTATTACTCCATCCCCCACGAGGCGAGTCTGCAGCATCTGTTCGTACGCGCCGACGTCCTCGACGACCTCGGAATCGACACGTCTCAGCCCGAGACCTGGGACGAACTCATCGAACGGTTAACGGCGGTCAAGGACCAGACGGGCGAGGCGCCAATCGTGATTCCGGCTGGAACCGCGTGGGGCGACGGCTCGTTCACGGAGGGATTCCTGCCCATCGCCGCCGGCACGGGAAGTCCGTTTTACAACGCGGAGGACGGCACCTGGACCATCGAGAGCAAGGGACTGACCGCGACGTTCGAGTTGTACAACGAGCTCGTGAAAGAGCAGCTCCTGCCTGTTGAGGCCCTGCTCAATCCCAACCCGTGGGAGCCGACGAAGTACGAGGCGTTCCCGGCCGGGACGATGCCCGTCGCTGCCCAGGGAACCTGGGGCTGGCGTTACGACTGGGGCCCGGACGGATCAGCCCCGATTGAAGATGTTCAAGACAAGGTGATCACCTGGAACTACCCCGCACTCGTCGATGGCACGGAGCCGTACTCCGTGAGCGGCGGCGGTTACAACTACGCCGTCAATGCAGAGAGTGAGTACCCGGACGCTGCTGTCGAATTCATCAAATGGCTGGCGTCGGACGAAGCGCTCGCGAAGCAGTTGGCCGTTGTGGGCGCAGCGTCACCGCGCGAAGGCATCTCCGACATCGAGCCCTACGCGAGCGAGCCGGCCTTGCTCGACGCGGAATCGAAACTGACGACCGCCGTCGTGCCTCTCGTGGGCGAGGGCAGCGATCAGATCTCGCAGGCCGTACAGCACGCGACAGCGCAGATCCTCACGGGCGACGCAAACGGCAAACAAGCGGCGAAGGCATTCGCGAAAGAAGTGCGCGAGTTCCTCGACCCGAGCTTCATCGCCGAATGA
- a CDS encoding carbohydrate ABC transporter permease — protein sequence MMSASLAPTRRRRGLQQRGLVPLLLGPSVVLITAFVLIPAAYGIYLSFTNTQLTGSAARNPKFVGFDNYAHLLTSEDFLGSMWNTAQFVFFSAIIGQTVLGMVAALILSRKWLRGKGAFGAAVLLPMVVPEVVASLTWASVLSPSGDGTLNRLLGVFGEAPVAALQAAPMLCIIVVNIWRGIAFAMIMFQAALEDVPDELIEAARIDGAGPWQVFRHVILPLIRGAVFLYLLLTTITTVGVFGLVYFLTQGGPGNATELTAIFIYQRAFQYSQIGLGSAASVILLILLLIFGLTYVRFSKVEV from the coding sequence ATGATGTCAGCTTCTCTCGCTCCGACGCGGCGACGCCGCGGCCTCCAGCAGCGCGGCCTCGTGCCGCTGCTGCTGGGGCCGTCGGTGGTGCTCATCACAGCATTCGTATTGATTCCCGCCGCCTACGGCATCTATCTCAGTTTTACCAACACTCAACTCACCGGCTCCGCGGCACGCAATCCGAAGTTCGTCGGGTTCGACAACTACGCTCACCTGCTCACGTCCGAAGATTTCCTCGGATCGATGTGGAACACCGCGCAGTTCGTCTTCTTCTCGGCCATCATCGGGCAGACCGTGCTGGGAATGGTCGCCGCGCTGATCTTGAGCCGCAAATGGCTTCGAGGAAAGGGCGCGTTCGGCGCCGCGGTGCTGCTGCCCATGGTCGTGCCCGAAGTCGTCGCGTCGCTGACGTGGGCAAGCGTCTTGTCACCCAGCGGCGACGGCACGCTGAATAGGCTCCTCGGCGTCTTCGGCGAGGCTCCCGTGGCTGCACTGCAAGCGGCGCCCATGCTGTGCATTATCGTCGTGAACATCTGGCGTGGAATTGCCTTCGCCATGATCATGTTCCAGGCGGCACTGGAGGACGTTCCCGACGAGCTCATCGAAGCCGCTCGGATTGACGGGGCCGGACCGTGGCAGGTATTCCGCCATGTCATCCTTCCCCTGATCCGTGGAGCAGTGTTCTTGTACCTGCTGCTCACGACGATCACGACGGTCGGCGTCTTCGGCCTTGTCTACTTCCTCACGCAGGGAGGCCCGGGCAATGCAACCGAGCTGACGGCCATCTTCATCTACCAGCGCGCCTTCCAGTATTCGCAGATCGGCTTGGGAAGCGCAGCATCAGTGATCCTGCTCATTCTGCTGCTGATCTTCGGCCTGACCTACGTGCGTTTTTCGAAAGTTGAGGTCTGA
- a CDS encoding carbohydrate ABC transporter permease, whose amino-acid sequence MAATSTAVNTTTSVVRRRPSMFRSVQRTLQYVLITLLALFCLIPFAWLVLTAFDADAGSTIKLPDLTASNFVRFFTEANTPRLLANSLIISVLATALNLAVGVLGAYALSRFRFRGRATFMFSILLIRVIPAPATIVALYLLMVKVNLDNTLFGLILVEAAAALPITLWMLKGAIDAVPVEIEEAAWLDGNSRFQGIIRVVAPLVMPGLGATAMLTFMAVWGDFLTPLVLLQSPDLYPLSIGLFRAFSAFNQVDWGLLAASAMIYMIPPAILYMVLRKHLLRSSMGGAIKG is encoded by the coding sequence ATGGCTGCCACCAGCACCGCAGTGAACACCACCACCTCGGTGGTGCGCCGCCGTCCGAGCATGTTCCGGTCCGTGCAACGCACGTTGCAGTACGTCTTGATCACGCTGCTCGCGCTCTTCTGCCTTATTCCGTTCGCGTGGCTCGTGCTCACCGCCTTCGATGCGGATGCGGGTTCGACCATCAAGCTGCCGGATCTCACCGCCAGCAACTTTGTGCGGTTCTTCACCGAAGCGAACACTCCTCGCCTGCTCGCGAACAGCCTCATCATCTCCGTGCTAGCCACGGCGCTGAATCTCGCTGTCGGCGTGCTCGGAGCCTACGCGCTGTCCCGATTCCGCTTTCGCGGCCGCGCGACGTTCATGTTCTCCATCCTGCTGATCAGGGTCATTCCTGCACCAGCCACCATCGTCGCCCTGTATCTGCTGATGGTGAAGGTGAATCTGGACAACACCCTGTTCGGGCTGATCCTCGTCGAAGCGGCAGCTGCTCTGCCGATCACGCTGTGGATGCTCAAAGGAGCCATCGATGCAGTGCCCGTCGAGATCGAAGAAGCCGCGTGGCTTGACGGGAACAGCCGATTCCAGGGAATCATCCGCGTCGTCGCGCCCCTCGTGATGCCGGGACTCGGCGCCACCGCGATGCTGACATTCATGGCGGTGTGGGGGGACTTCCTCACGCCCCTCGTGCTCTTGCAGTCTCCCGACCTGTACCCGCTTTCTATCGGCTTGTTCCGCGCTTTCAGCGCATTCAACCAGGTCGACTGGGGCCTGCTGGCCGCGAGCGCGATGATCTACATGATTCCGCCCGCAATCCTCTACATGGTGCTTCGCAAGCATCTGCTCCGCTCGAGCATGGGCGGCGCCATCAAGGGATAG